In Roseibium algicola, the DNA window CAGGATTTTCTCTTCATCCGGACCGGAGACTTCCAGAACGCGTGCCGGCTTGCCGTCCTGCAGCAGGGCCAGGGCGGCTTCCATGACGGGCAGCACAGCCTTGGCTTCCTTGTCGCCGCCGGAGGCCTTTTTCTTCAGCGGTGCAATGCGGCGCTCAAGGCTTTCCATGTCGGCGACCATGAGTTCGGTCTCGACCGTTTCGGCATCGGCGATCGGGTCGACGGTGCCTTCCACATGGGTGATGTCGTCGTCTTCAAAACAGCGCAGCACGTGTGCGATGGCATCGACTTCGCGAATGTTGGCCAGGAACTGGTTGCCGAGGCCTTCGCCCTTGGAAGCGCCGCGCACGAGGCCGGCGATGTCGACAAAGGTGATGCGCGTCGGAATGACTTCCTTGGACCCTGCAACTTGACGGATCGCGTAGAGGCGCGGATCCGGAACGGCAACTTCGCCCGTATTCGGCTCGATGGTGCAGAACGGATAGTTGGCAGCCTGTGCAGCTGCCGTCTTGGTGAGCGCGTTGAAGAGTGTGGACTTGCCGACATTCGGCAGTCCGACAATGCCGCACTGGAAACCCATGGGAGTTCGCTTTCGGTTGGTCTTGAGACTTTGCAGCGCTAAATGCCCGAGCCGGGTCAAGAGGTCAAGGCTTTGGCGGACTGCGGGCGGGTGTTTGTCAAGAGCATGTCAGGATGAAGCGGCAAAAGGAAAGGCGTCCGGCGATGTGATCCGGCTGAAAGCTTCCCTCCGGTTGTTTATCGGTTATAGTCGTGTGGGTGTTTTGGGCGATTGTTTTGGGAATTGGGACGCGATGATTTTCAGTCGCAAGAAACACGGGTTTCTGTGTGCATTTTCCGGCAGCCTGTTTGCCACCCTGGCTGCCGTCACCACTTGTGCCACTGTTTTCTCGGCAAGTCCGGCATCTGCACAAAGCTTCAATCCGCGTGATCTGACGGGCCTTCTGGGCGATGCGCCGATCGATCCTGCGCTGCTGGAAGGCGTCGGACAGGTAAATGTCACACGGGCCTATATCCCCGACGCGATCGACCTGTCGCCAATGATGCCACCACCCCTGCTGCAGACATACGGCAGCTGTGTTTCCTATGCCATCGGGTATGCCATGCGCGGCTATTACGCTGCGCTTGAAAACAACGTGGAACCCGGCAACCGCACCTTCACGCCAAGTCCGGCGTTTCTCCATTCGCAGATCCGCAACCGGCAGGAGGCCTGTGAAACCGCCGGAAGTCATGCTCTTCTGGCGATGGCCTATTTCAAGGGCAACGGCTCTCCCGACCAGGACGACATTCCGGACGCCGCCATGTGCTCGGAACGGGTGGAAACCGCAACGATGGCCCCCGACAGGTTCCGCATTCGAAACTTCCTGTTCGTGTTCGACAAGGGTCGCCAGCGCCGCAACGCGACGGACCGGGATCTGGATGCGATCAAGCAGCAGCTGGCGGCGGGTAACCCCGTGGCCACCGGGTTCCTGATGGTCGGCGTGGTGCCGTCCTCCCAGACGCCGGACGGGGTGACGCTGCAATATCTGAAATCGGGAGAGATCTACCAGGGATCGCTCGGGCGTCACAGCGGGGCCGCCGGAGGCCACCAGATGGTGTTCGTCGGGTACGATGAACGGCGTCAGGCATTCCTCGTCCAGAACTCCTGGGGGCCATACTGGTCCGGAGACGGGTATGGCTGGATCAGCTACGAGGCAACGAAGGCCGACATGCACAACGCATCGATCATGCGCACGTCCATCGTGCCGCCGCGTCCGGTGCCAGGGCTGACCAGAACCGACCGGGACAATGAGGTGGCCTTTGCGGGGGATAGCTGCAGCAGCCTTTACGTGAGCGAAGATACGCCGGACGGCATGCCGCTGCTCGCCGGTTTCGTGAGCACACAGGAAGCTCTCCGGAAACTGGAAGCGGAGTTTCCGCCCGAGCAGCTTCAGAAAATAGATGTCAGACCCTGGCCCGTGTGTGAAGCCCTGAAGACTCTTGCCCGGCCACTGGCGGAACCTTCGCGACCGCGCATTCGGCTCCTGGGAGGCAGCGCGGATCTACGCTACGGAGATTCGCTGGCCTTCGAGGTGACTGCGCCGGATTTCGCCTCGTTTCTCTATATCGTCTATCTGCAGGCCGACGGCACTGTGGTGAACCTCTTGCCGCGTCGCGGTCCGGTGCGCCAGCAGGTGCAATTCGGCGACCGTTTCGTCTATGGCGACGGCCGGCAGGGGCGTCAGAAGTTCACCGTGCAGCCACCTGCCGGGTCGGAAGCCATTATCGTGATTGCAGCTCATAGCCCCGTCATCCAACTGGAAGAACTGGAAAACGGCGGATCCGGGCAATTCTCCATGCCTGTGAGCGCTGAGGGCGGCGCCGGTACCGCGGACGACAGATATTTCCTTACGGCATTGCGGGCAGGGATGGCGGACCGGCCGGACGAAATGAGCCTGCCACGTGAGATTTCTGCAGCCGTCCTTCATTTGACGATCCGGGAAGAGTGACACTCAAAGGTTTCGACATGCGCTTTCTTATCGAATTTGCGACCGCCCGCCTGGCATTGGCACCCGTTCTGGCGCTGCTGGTCACCATGATGCTGCCAGCCGGCGCCTCCGCCCAGTCCGTCACGCCGGATCAGATCATCAACGCGTTGTTGCCAGACGCCGGCGCGCCGAAATCCCGGTCCATGCGAAAGCAGGAACCGCACCCGTTTCGCGGGATCAGCATCGAGGGCCAGTTGCCGCCGGAAGTGGAGCTGCCGCGCATCAATCTGACGGTCAATTTCGAGTTCGATTCCGCCTCACTGACCAACGACGGCATTCTGACGTTGCAGGCGCTCGGACAGGCCTTGCAGGATCCACGGCTCAGGAACATGCGTTTCCAGATCGCCGGGCACACGGACCTGCGCGGCACGTCGGCCTATAATCTGGACCTGTCGAAACGAAGGGCCTTCATGGTCGCGGAGTTTCTGGCAGCGTTCTATACGATCCCCCGTGAACGGCTTGTGCCGGTGGGGTACGGCGAAAGCCGTCCTGTCGATCCGGGCGATCCGGCCAGCGGCCGCAACAGGCGGGTGGAGATCATCAACGTTCAGCCGCTGTCCTGACCGCCAAAGGCAGGCAGCCCCGTTGCGCTGGTGTTCTTGAAGGGACCGGCCTCAGTCGCCGCCGCCGAGCAGCTTCTTCAGCATGTCAGCCATGGGTCCTGACTTGGGCAAATTGACTGACTTGCCTTGCCGGGCCTGGCGGATATGGCTCTGGCCCTTGGGTTTGGCTGGTGCGGGGGTGCCCTGTCCGGGAGCAATGGCCTTGGCGGCTCCAGTCATGCCGTCCTTCGCCTTGCTCTCCTGGCTCATGCCCTTGCGCTGTGCCTTTTCGGGCTCCAGGGCCAGGGTCAACTTGTTGGCAAACTGGCTGTCCTTGCCTTCGGCCAGCAATGCAGCCTGATCGGCGACTTCCATCAGGAGCGGCTCCAGCCAGTCCCGATCGGCCTTTGCGAAATCACCCAGCACGTAGTTGGACACCAGCTTCTTGTCGCCCGGATGACCGATGCCGAGGCGCAGCCGGCGGTAGCTTTCGCCGATATGCGCCGTGATTGATCTCAGACCGTTGTGGCCGCCGTGGCCGCCGCCGATCTTCATGCGGAATTTCGCGGGCGGCAGGTCGAGTTCGTCGTAGATGACGACAATGTCTGCCGGCTCGATCTTGTAGAACCGCATGGCTTCGCCGACAGAGCGGCCGGATTCGTTCATGTAGGTGCTGGGTTTCAGCAGCAGGACCTTTTCCGAGCCGAGGCGGCCTTCGGAAACCTGACCTTGAAAACGGGCTTTCCAGGGCTGGAAGCCGGAGTGGCGGCGATGGATCTCATCAACGGCCATGAAACCGATATTGTGCCGATTGCCTTCGTATTTGGCGCCCGGATTTCCCAGGCCGACGATCAATTTCATGGTGTGCCTTTCAAGGTAGAGCGTGTTGCATTTAGCGCAATGCAGACAGGCTGGCTAATCCTGAAACAAAAAAGCAGCCGATGGCGGCTGCTCTGCAAGTTTTCCCGCAAGGGGAAGGGAGGCGGAGACCGCCTCCCGATTTTTAAAGCAAGGCTGCAGCTTATTCAGCTTCGCCTTCACCTTCTTCTGCTTCAGCTTCGTCGTCGGTCTCTTTCATACCGGCCGGAGCAGCGATCGTGGCGATGGTGAAATCGCGATCGGTGATGGTCGGCTGGCAGCCTTCCGGCAGCTTCACTGCGGAAATGTGCAGGCTGTCGCCCGGCTGTGCCTTGGCCAGGTCGATTTCGAGAGCTTCCGGAATGTTGTCGGCCGGAACGGTCATTTCGACGGTGTGGCGAACAATGTTCAGGACGCCGCCCTTCTTGATGCCCGGGCAGGTTTCTTCGTTCAGGAAGTGAACCGGAACTTCAACCGTCAGCGTGGAGCCCTTGGCAACGCGCAGGAAGTCGACGTGCATGACGTCGTCGCGTACCGGGTGCAGCTGGAAATCCTTGGCAATAACCTGATGCTTTTCGCCGTCCACATCGATGATACCGATGTGTGTAAGGAAACCACCCTTGTGCAGGGTAATGGTGGTTTCTTTCACCGGAATGGTGATCGGCAGTGCCTGTTTCTTGTCGCCGTAGATCACGGCAGGGAGAAGGCCTTCGCGACGCAGTGCCCGTGCGGCCCCCTTGCCCACCCGGTCCCGTGCCGACGCCTTCAGCTCATAGCTGGCAGCCATGGCAAAACTCCTTCGAGTGTATAGGTAACGGACCGGCGAACCACCGTGCCAGAAGACTCATGTTGTCCGGGATCGGTCCAGAAGCGCCTCCTCCAGGGGTGCAGGCGCGAGCGCGGATATACCCAAAGCGCAAGGAAAGTGCAAGTCCGCAGTCGCTCGTTTGTCGCAGGGGACCGCGGAAATTTCAAGCTGGTCACCTGCAAACCGGTCTGTAACACAGATTTGCTGAACCTTCCGGTTGACCGAATGGCTCGTCCGGCAGAGGCTGCGGTCCTCTGTGCGGGTATGTCTCCCGCTGTCCGAAATCGTTTTCCTAACCTTCCCTGTCTGAAAGAATCGACCCCATGGCCATCGATGAAGACCTCAACGACCGCTTGCGCGAGGCGCTTGGAAACAGGGCAGGCATCAGCGAGAAAAGGATGATGGGCGCAATGTGCTTTCTGCTGCATGGCCACATGATCGCGGGTGCCGACCGCACCAGGGAGGGGGAACGACGTTTCATCTTCCGTCTTGGCAAGTCCAGCCATGCTGTCGGGCTGGCACTGCCGGGTGCTGAACCGATCGTTCAGGGCGGGCGCACGTTGAGTGGCATGTTCTTCGTCGGTGAGGACGATTGCACCGACGAAGTTCTCCAAAACTGGCTGGATCTTGCCATCGCCAATGCTTTGACACTGCCGCCCAAAGGCGCCTGACCTATCCGTTGAGCCTTTTCGATGTGTCTTCCTGAAAGGCCGGATCGGCTTTTTTGGCGAAGGAGACACGCCAGGGTTCAGCCAGCTCTTCAAGTTCTGACAGGGCCTTTGCCACCGCCGGATCCAGCCGAGGGTTGAACCGGGCGTGGATGACCTCGCGCAGGTTCCAGTCCGGGCAGGGGCGTTCAACGACGGTCAACTCGTCGCCTGCCTGAAACGACCCTTCCTGCAGCACTCGGAAATACCAGCCGGTTCGGCCTGTCTTCTGGAAATGGGCTGCCTGCGTGGGGTTGTCTGTATGCATGTTCAGCTTCCAGCAGGGCTGCCGGCCCTGGGAAATCTGCATACGGACCGTGCCGGCCGACAGGATGTCGCCAATGCACAGGTCTTCCTCGGTAAAGCCTTTTGAAGCGATGTTCTCGCCGAAACCGCCTGGCTGATAGATTTCCGCCTTTTCCGGAAAGGCGTCCCGCCAGTGGGCATAATGCTCCGACGGATAGATATGCAGTGCCTTTTCCGGTCCGCCATGTACGGAAAGATCCGCCTGACGGTCGGTGGTGATGCCGGTGGAGCTGACCTGGAGGATACCATCTGCGCGGGTCTTGCGGATGGCAGACGGCTCCTTGCCCTCCCAACGGTGTTCTGGTTCTCCGGTAAAGAGGGAGACGATACGGGCTTTGGCGGTCATGGCTGATGGCTTTCGGCTGGTGTGTGTTCGTGGCAGAGCTGTGCGGCATCGACAGGCGAGAGCGGCACGTTGAGCAGCTGGCAATAGCCCCCCGTTTCCCTTGCCTCGTGATGGCGGCAGGTGCTGCAGAGACCGAACGAGCGGCCACCCCGCTGGTGCAGCATCGTCAGGACAAGTGCTTTCAGGGACGAGGCCAGCGACGCGGCGACGTCCGGCGGCAAGGCGTCGATGACATTCTCCAGAGACGAAGGGTCCTGCAACAGGTCCCGGCCTGCCTGGGTGACGTCATAACGAATGCTGCGCTTGTCTTCGTCCGAACGCGTTTCGGCAATCAGCTCCTTGCGGGAAAGTGCCTTGAGGGTTTGCGAAGCCGTGCCGCGTGTCGTTGCCAGAAAGTCGGCCACGTGCGAGGGCGCGCGTGAAAAGCGGTTTGCCCGGGCAAGATAGTTGAGGGCAGCAAATTGTGACGGGTTCAAAGGCCCGTTCCACTCCTCGGCAGCGGCAAGACGCGTCAATCGGTCGATCAGGTCGCGAATGGTCTGTGTGTCGGTTGGAGCAAACATGCTCTCTATGTAGCGAGTCGAAATTAAACTTGCAATAGTTTCGACTCGCTACTAATAAGACTGCGTCCTCAATCAAGGAGAAAGCCGATGTACAAATCCATTTCCCAAGCTGTTTTGATCGCAGGTATGTCAACGATCGCCCTGCCGACTGTGGCATCTGCAGGCGGCAATCACGCGCTCCACCAGACGGGAGCAATCCTGTCGCCGGAAAACCAGGAGATCGACCCGAATTTCGACATCCTGGCTGCCCATGTGCACCGCAAGGGGCGTGTCGTAACCTTCCACATGACACTGAAGGGAACGGCCGGTGCGAGCGTGCCGGAGGCAAACGGTGCACTCGCAGGGGCGCCGGTGCAGTCCTATGTCTGGCCAACGTCACTGAAACCGGAAACGGTCGGGTTTGAAGGGGGGAGCGGCATCCTTGCGCTGGTGGCTACCAGCCATCCGGATTTCGACGACACACCGCTTTTTGATGAAGACGGCGACGGCGACCTTCTGAACGATGGCGCGAATTGGCACTCGCACTGGGTGGTGCTGACACCGAACGAGGCCTGCGGTGCCGGCGCACTCTCCGTGCAGGATATTCCCGCTGACACCAATCCGAAGATGCCGGCCACCTGGCCGGGCCTGCCGATCTACATCGACAGCCCTGGATTTTCACCCGTGTTGGAGGCAGAGGAAATTACCCTCAACGTGGCCTTTGCCGATGAAAGCACTGTTGAGACCCTGTCGTATGACGGCGTCACGTCGGCCTTGCGGGTGAACCAGAACGTCCACGCCCCACTGCTGTGCGTCGTCGACGTCTTCGACGTTGCCTCCGGCGATCTCAGCCTGCCGGGAAAAATGACCGGGAACTGAGCCGCATCAGCACCAACCACTCACCGCGTCATTACCTGGCTTGATCCGGTAATCCATGCCGTTGCGGGACCTCGATCCCAAGGCCGTGACTGGGGTCGGGTAGCGGCATGGATGCCATGGTCGAGCCATGGCATGACGGGGGGAGGGGCTTGAAGCGACGGAGACGGCTGTGTCGCGAATGACCCGTGTGACAGTGCTTTTCTTGCGGGTGTCGTCTGCTTGCACCCAATCCTACCCATCGTCATTGCCGGGCTTGACCCGGCAATCCATGCCGTGACCGGGCCGGGTCCCTGGGCCGTGACTGGGGCAAGGAAACGGAATGGATGCCATGGTCGAGCCATGGCATAACGGGGGAAGGGGGCTCTGAGGGGCAGGGGCCGAACTTGGAAAAACCGTCAGCCCTCGTGCGGAGCGTAGGAGGCCGGATCGACCTGGGCCGGACGTCCTGGGAGGGTGAGTTGCGCCTGCCGGGCCGGGGTTGTTGCGATCACCTTGCCGGACTTGACGACCGCAAGGCGCGTTGCTTTCAGGCGAATGGCCTCGATCGTGTCTCGGGCCTGTAGCAGCACGAAGTCCGCCTTGCAGCCTTTGTCCAGACCGTAACCATCCAGGTTCATCGCCTTGGCCGGATGCGCGGTGACGCAGTCGTAGCAGTAGCGGATGGCGTCGCGGCTGGTCATCTGGGCAACGTGAAGCCCCATGGAGGCGACCTCCAGCATGTCGCCGGAGCCCATTGAGTACCAAGGGTCCATCACGCAGTCGTGGCCGAAGGCGACGTTGATGCCGTAGGACCGCATCTCCGGAACACGGGTCTGGCCGCGGCGCTTTGGATATGTGTCGTGGCGGCCCTGCAACGTGATGTTGATCAGTGGGTTTGCAATGGCATGCACTTCCGCTTCGGCGATCAGCGGCAACAGTTTGGAGACGTAGTAATTGTCCATGGAATGCATGGACGTCAGATGCGATCCGGCAACGCGGCCCTGCAGCCCGAGGCGCTGGGTCTGATAGGCGAGCGTCTCGATATGGCGCGACATCGGATCGTCGGTCTCGTCGCAGTGCATGTCGACCATCAGCCCGCGTTCTGCCGCGATTTCGCACAGCCGCGCGACCGATCGGGCACCGTCGTCCATGGTGCGCTCGAAATGCGGAATGCCGCCGACGATGTCGACGCCCATGTCGAGTGCCGTCAGAAGGTTCTTCTCGGCGGTGGCAGAGCGGTAGAGCCCGTCTTGGGGGAAGGCGACCAGTTGCAGGTCGATGTAGTCCTTCACCTTCTCGCGCACTTCCAGCAGGCCTTTGACGCCCGTCAGCCTGTCGTCGCACACATCCACATGGGTGCGGATCGCCAGCAGTCCCTGCGAGACGGCCAGATCGCAATATCTCAGGGCCCGTTCGACAACGGCATCGACGGTCAAGATCTCCTTCAGTTCTCCCCAAAGCGCGATGCCTTCCAGCAGCGTACCGCTGCGGTTCATGCGCGGCAGGCCGAGCGACAGCGTCGCATCCATGTGGAAGTGGCTGTCGATAAACGGTGGCGACACGAGGTGTCCGCCAGCATCGATCACCTGGCCGACGTCCGCGGTGATCCCGGCTTCCACAGCCTCGATACGGCCGTTCCGGCAGGCAATGTCGATGCCGTGGCGGCCGTCGGGCAGGTTGGCGTTCTTGACGAGGAGATCGAAACTCATGGGACTGTCTCAGCGTTGACCACGGAAGTAGGGCACAAGAAGGGCCCTTGGATAGTCTGCCCGGCGGGCAACGACAATCAGCGCGGCGATGGAAAGCAGATACGGCATCATCAGGAACACCTGGCCGGGAATGAAACTGCCGACTTCGGTCTGAAGACGCACCTGGAAGGCATCAAAAGCCCCGAAAAGCAGAGCGCCGATCAGGGCCTTGCCGGGGCGCCAGGAGGCGAACACCGTCAGAGCGATGCAGATCCAGCCACGGCCGTTGACCATGCCGAAGAAAAACGCGTCGAAGGCCGACATGGTCAGGAATGCGCCGCCAAGCGCCATGATCGCGGAGCCCGCAACCACCGTCCCGATGCGGATCGCATAGACCGAGAGGCCCTGCGATTCCACCGCAGCCGGATTGTCGCCGACCGCCTGGATGGCCAGGCCGAGCGGGGTTCGGTAGAGCACATAGGCCGTGACCGCGACCAACAGCAGGGCGAGGAAGGTCAGGGGCGTCTGCTGGAACAGGGCTGGCCCGAGGAACGGCAGGTCACTCAGGCCCGGAATGTCGAGCGGCTTGAAAGCCTCGATCCGAGGCGGTGACGAGACGTCCGGCAGGGCCGTCCGGTAGATGAAATAACTGAGCGAGGTGGCAAACAGCGTCACGCCAATGCCCGAGACGTGCTGAGAGAGCCCGAGAGGCACGGTCAGAATGGCGTGGATCAGTCCGAAGAAGGCGCCGGCCATCGCCGCGACCAGAACGCCGCCCCACAGGCCTGCGCCGAGCCAGACCGCCATCCAGCCGGCCATGGCACCGGCGGTGAAGATGCCTTCGATGCCGAGGTTGAGGACGCCGGCACGTTCGCAAACAAGCGCTCCGATGACACCGAAGATCAGCGGGGTCGCGATGCGGAGCGCGGCCGCCCAGAAGTTGGCGGAGATGAGAATGTCGAGGATCTCGGTCATTCTGCTGCCTCCGGGTTTGCCTGGCTGCCGACAAAGCGGATCTTGAAGCGCAGGAACAGACCGGAGACCAGAACGCACAACAGCGCCATGGCGACGATCAGGTCTGCCAGATAGTTGGAGACACCGGTGGCACGGGACATGGAATCAGCCCCCACAAAGATGCTCGCGATGAAGAGAGCTGCCAGAACGACACCGGCCGGGGAGAGCCCGGCAAGCATGGCGACAACGATGCCGGAATAGCCGAAACCGGGCGAAAGGTCAGCGGTCAGATAGCCTTTCAGACCGGCAACTTCACCAACGCCAGCAAGCCCTGCCAGCGCGCCGGACAGAAGACCGACGCGAATGAAGGTTGCGGTGACCGGAATGCCGGCGTGACGGGCGGCAGCGGCGTTCTCGCCAACCGCGCGGATTTCGAAACCCCAGACGGTGCGTTTCAAGAGGAAATAGACGCCGAGCGATGAAACGAGGGCGATGACAAGACCCCAGTGAATGCGCATCCGGTCCATCAGCTTGGGCAAGGCTGCTTCATCGAGGATGGGTTCCGACTGTGGCCAGCCCATGCCCATGGGGTCCTTCATCGGGCCTTCCAGCATCATCTGCACGAAAAGCAGGATGATGAAGTTCAGCAGCAAGGTGGTGACAACTTCATCGACGCCAAGTCGTGTTTTCAAAAGGGTCGGACCAAGCATGACCAGCCCGCCGGCGAGCGCACCGGCAACGATAACCATGGGAATGAGAAGGTAGGGCGGTGCGGAAATGACGCCAGTGCCGACGGCAACCGCCGCAAGGGCGCCGGCATAAAGCTGGCCTTCGGCGCCGATGTTCCAGAGCTTGGCCCGGAAGGCGACGGCTGCCGCCAGGCCGGTGAGGATCAGCGGTGTCGCCCTTGTCAGCATTTCGGTGAAGGCAAAGAGTGAGCCGAAGGCGCCCTTGGCCATGAGGCTGTAGGCTTCGAACACCGACAAGCCCGCAAAGGCCATGGGGATAGCGGCAAGCACCAGGGCGGCAACAGCCGCGGCAATCGATATACCCAGCATTCGGGAAACGGAGGAGGGGCCACGCGGTTCGAAGCGGATCATGCTGCGTCCTCCGCATTGTGTCCGGCCATCCTGAGGCCGAGAGAGCCGCGGTCCAGTGTCTCACTGGGTTCGGCTTCGGAAAGATGCCCGCGGTGGATCACGGCGATCCTGTCGGAAAGGCGCATGAGTTCGTCAAGATCCTCCGAGATCAGGATGACACCGGCCCCGCGGTCGCGAGCCGCCAGCAGGCGCTTGTGAACATCGGACGTGGCGCCGACATCCAGCCCGCGCGAGGGTTGGGCGGCCAGCACCACCTTTGGAACGGTTTCAAGGGTTCTGGCCAGTACGATCTTCTGGATATTGCCACCCGACAGCAGCCGCGCCGGGCTGTCCTCGCTCTGGCACCGGATATCGTAGGCCTTGATCAGGTTGCGCGCCCGCTCCCGCATGGCGGAGAACCGCAGCAGACCGAGGCGCTGGTTTTCCGGTTTGCGGATGGCTTCGATGGCAAGGTTTTCCGAAACGCTCATCGCTCCGACAATGCCGTCGTGGTGACGGTCTTCGGGTATGCGGGCAAGGCCGTTGTCGATCATGGTTCGGGCACTTGCGTGGCCGATCACCGTGCCTTCCAGCGTCATGGATCCTTGGGTGAGCGGTTCCAGACCGGAAATGACCCGTGCAAGCGTCGTCTGGCCGTTACCCGAAACCCCTGCAATGCCAAGGATTTCACCGGATTTCAGTGTGAGGTCGACCGCGTGCAAGGCATCGCGGCCATGTCCGGCGGAGGCCTTGTTCAAGACGAAAAGCGGTGCGCCCGGTGTGCCGGGGGACCGCAT includes these proteins:
- a CDS encoding ABC transporter ATP-binding protein, yielding MAGPAQDAGVVLRLDGITKRFGALTANGDVSLDLKQGEILALLGENGAGKTTLMNILFGHYVADEGRVMVSPDGSGLSELEPGSPHAALQAGIGMVHQHFTLAENLSALDNILLGTERLAALSSSRAPARRKLEELMARSGLTVSLDARISQLSVGEKQRVEILKALYRDARVLVLDEPTAVLTPQESDTLFATLKKLADDGLGIIFISHKLAEVLASSHRVAVLRGGRKVADLPTAECDRRKLAELMVGHAIVETMRSPGTPGAPLFVLNKASAGHGRDALHAVDLTLKSGEILGIAGVSGNGQTTLARVISGLEPLTQGSMTLEGTVIGHASARTMIDNGLARIPEDRHHDGIVGAMSVSENLAIEAIRKPENQRLGLLRFSAMRERARNLIKAYDIRCQSEDSPARLLSGGNIQKIVLARTLETVPKVVLAAQPSRGLDVGATSDVHKRLLAARDRGAGVILISEDLDELMRLSDRIAVIHRGHLSEAEPSETLDRGSLGLRMAGHNAEDAA